In Brevibacillus marinus, the genomic window CTGGTTAAAATCCAGCCCAACAAACCGGCACTTGCGATAATGAACATGATGGTCGAAGTGACCGTGGCGGATTGCAGCAAGATCTTGTGCAAGTGTTGAAACCTGATCTCTTTATAGACAAAGGCGCCCACCAGAAATGCATAGACCACGGCCACCCCGGCCGACTCCGTGGGTGTAAACACCCCACCGTAAATCCCGCCGAGAATGATGATCGGCATCAACAAGGCCCAAAACGCTGCGGTGAACGCTTGCCACAATTCGCGCCCCGATTTTCTCGTCTCTTTGGCGTATCCGCGCTTTTTCGCCACAAGATAGACCGCAAGCATGAGCGATAAACCGATCATAATCCCCGGGATGATGCCGCCCATGAACATCTTCCCGATCGACGTTTCGGTACTCACCCCGTACAAAATCATGGGAATGCTGGGCGGAATAATCACGCCCAATTCCCCGGCGGCCGCCTGAATCGCACCCGCGAAATTTTTGTGATAGCCGCGGGCGATCATCGCCGGGATCAAAATGCTTCCCAACGCGGCCACGGTGGCGGCGCTGGACCCGGAAATGGCGGCGAAAAACATGGAGGTCACCACTGTCACGATCCCCAAGCCGCCAGCCCAGTGACCGGTTAAAGCGTTTGCAAGATTGATCAATCGCTTGGAAATGCCGCCATATTCCATCAAAACGCCTGCCAATACAAAAAACGGGATGGCCATCAGCGAAAACGAATCAACGGACGTGAAGAATCGCTGCACGAGAACGGTTAACGGCACCCCTCCGTCCATCCAAAGCGCGATGCCGGAAGCCAGGCCCATCGATACCGCAATCGGAACCCCTAATGCGAAGAATGACAGCATCAACCCCATTAATAAGCCGCCCATCAGCGCTCCCTCTCCTTATCCTTGATGAACATCTCCAACATGACCGCGATCGCGTTGAGGATTAACAAACCGGCGCCAATCGGAATGGCCGCATACGGGATGGACATGGGGATGCGCAGCGCCGGAGACTTTTGATTGCCAACAAATTGCAGAATCTCCAGGCCTTTTGCGAACAGCATGACAAAGAATCCAATGGAGATAATCAGGATCAGCAACTTTAACACGGCCCGCATTTTTTCGTTGGCGGACTGCACCAGAAATTCAATGGCGATATGCTGCTGTTTGCGCATGGCTAAAGCCGCACCCAGAAAAACGGCGTATACCAGCAAATAGCGCGCCGCTTCCTCAGACCAGGTGAGGGAGATATTGACCACATAACGGGTAAGTACTTGCGCCACAATCAAGACGGACATCACGGCCAATGTCAGGCTTAAGACGATACCGACGATCTTGTTGATCGTGTCAATGATCTTAATGGTTTGCTGCATCTCACAGACCCCCTTCACCACAATCATGCAGCCACTGCGATGCTGCTGGGGCTTGGCACACATTCAGGTACTGTCTGCCAAGCCCAACGTCTGCGCTTACTTCGTGTTGACAATCTTGTCGTAGAGCTCTTGGCCGTATTTGGCCGCGAACTCCTGGTGAACAGGTTGTACAGCTTCGACGAACGGTGCAACGTCCAATTCAACAAACTCCATGCCTGCGTTGGTCAGCTCTTCCAGCAGTTGATCTTCCAGTTCAAACACCAGTTGGTTTTCGTAATCCGTAGCTTCTTTTGCGGCTTCTTCAATCGCTTTTTGTTGTTCCGGCGTCAACTTGTTGTACGTAATGTCGCTCATCGTCAGCAGAACATAGCCAAAAACGTGGTCGGTTTTCATCAGGTACTTTTGTACTTCTTGAAATTTCGAGCTGGCGATCAATGCCCGCGGGTTTTCTTGAGCGTCGATCACGCCTGTCTGCAGGGCGGAGTATACCTCGCCAAAAGCCATCGGAGTCGGCGTGGCTCCCATTGCTTCCCAAGCGGCCAGGGAGGCAGGAATTTCCGGCACGCGAATTTTAAGCCCTTTCAAATCTTCTAAAGTCTCCACTTTTTTGTTCGCTGTCAACTCGCGCGGCCCCCGCATCCAGAACTGCAACCCGCGCAGCTGGGCGTTTTCCAGCAGCTCGGCTTTCAGTTCTTCCCCGATCGGGCCGTACAACACTTTTTCCAGGTGCTCTTTGTCGCGGAACAAATAGGGAAGTTCCAAAATCGAATACGGTTCGTAAAAGTTGGAGAGAACCCCCGCGACCAACGCGAAATCGACCGATCCCAACTGCATTCCTTCAATCAGGTCACGGTCATTGCCCAAGGTGGAGCTGGGAAAGACCTCGACGATGACTTCCCCATTGGTTTTTTGTTCCACCAGTTCGGCAAACTTCAACGCTCCCTTATGCCAGGCGTCGTTTTCCGTGGCAATGTGGCCCAGCTTCAGTTTGACGACTTCTTTTTGGCCGCTGCCATCGGCGTTGGCGTCTTGGGTTTCCGTTCCTCCGCCGCAGGCTGTGGCCACGAGTGCCAGTGCGAGAACCAACAAAAGCTTTGTCATGCGTTTTACCATGAATCTTCCCCTCCATGTGTGTGTAATGTGGAATCTCTATCATTTGGCATGGGATAGAATAAACTCAGTTCGTGTCGTCAAAGGTAATCAGCACTTTAATGGAAGAGTCCTCCTTTTTGTCTACCATCCGAAACCCTTCCGCCGCTTTTTCGTAAGGGAGCTTGTGCGTGATGATCACGCGCGAATCAACGTATCCGTTGGCAAGCAAGTCGATCGCTGTCAGCGTGTCTTCCCGCGTGTAGGTCATGCAGCCCACAATTTCTTTTTCCGTGCCCTGCAGGTTGGCGATGTCAACCGACTGCTCGCCATGAAACATCGCGA contains:
- a CDS encoding TRAP transporter small permease, with amino-acid sequence MQQTIKIIDTINKIVGIVLSLTLAVMSVLIVAQVLTRYVVNISLTWSEEAARYLLVYAVFLGAALAMRKQQHIAIEFLVQSANEKMRAVLKLLILIISIGFFVMLFAKGLEILQFVGNQKSPALRIPMSIPYAAIPIGAGLLILNAIAVMLEMFIKDKERER
- a CDS encoding TRAP transporter large permease, which translates into the protein MGGLLMGLMLSFFALGVPIAVSMGLASGIALWMDGGVPLTVLVQRFFTSVDSFSLMAIPFFVLAGVLMEYGGISKRLINLANALTGHWAGGLGIVTVVTSMFFAAISGSSAATVAALGSILIPAMIARGYHKNFAGAIQAAAGELGVIIPPSIPMILYGVSTETSIGKMFMGGIIPGIMIGLSLMLAVYLVAKKRGYAKETRKSGRELWQAFTAAFWALLMPIIILGGIYGGVFTPTESAGVAVVYAFLVGAFVYKEIRFQHLHKILLQSATVTSTIMFIIASAGLLGWILTREGIPQLVADFFTGVSESPVVFLILVNLFLLIVGMFMETNASIAILAPLLVPVAVQLGIDPVHFGIIMIVNLALGMCTPPLGVNLFISCQIADIRLEQITKGMIPLYVVLLIDLALISFIPALSLWIPQFVE
- a CDS encoding TRAP transporter substrate-binding protein — translated: MVKRMTKLLLVLALALVATACGGGTETQDANADGSGQKEVVKLKLGHIATENDAWHKGALKFAELVEQKTNGEVIVEVFPSSTLGNDRDLIEGMQLGSVDFALVAGVLSNFYEPYSILELPYLFRDKEHLEKVLYGPIGEELKAELLENAQLRGLQFWMRGPRELTANKKVETLEDLKGLKIRVPEIPASLAAWEAMGATPTPMAFGEVYSALQTGVIDAQENPRALIASSKFQEVQKYLMKTDHVFGYVLLTMSDITYNKLTPEQQKAIEEAAKEATDYENQLVFELEDQLLEELTNAGMEFVELDVAPFVEAVQPVHQEFAAKYGQELYDKIVNTK